The window GTCGGTCATATCAAATACACTCTTATGTGTCTTTTTGACTCTTTCTATCAGGGTCATTTTAACCCTATCGCCGCTTAAATCCAGCGCTTTTCCCTTTATTTTCAGGGCATTCCAACCTGGCAAAGCAATTGCAAATACAGACTCAACACTTCCGGTTAATACGCATCTTGAGGAGGAATGCTATGAACCAGGCCAACGTAACCCTCGACGGTTTCGCCGCCAGACTGATGAAGATCGGCGACAGAACACTGGTAACGTCAATTTTCGTTATCGTCGCCACCGCACTGATTTGCTACCCCTACGCCGACAGCTTCAGCATCGGACAGCAGGTCGCCGCTCATATCACCATGGTCGTGTCAGCCGGAGCCTTAAAACTGGGCTATGTTTTACGACTGATCGGCAATCGTCGCATCGCTTTGAATGGAGGCTGAATAAATTCTCATGACGCAAATCGCCAGCGACCGCAATCCACGCCCCACCCTGCCTTTACTGGGTTTGGCGTTCCGTCCGTTTTTCCTGTTTGGATCACTGTTCTCCATCGTCGCCATCGCCTACTGGATATTGCTGCTGAATGGCGCAGCGCCCTGGCTCACCGCCATGTCGCCGGTCGTATGGCACGGCCATGAAATGGTGTTCGGGTTCGGCGGAGCGATTGTAATTGGCTTTCTGCTGACGGCGGTGCAAACCTGGACGGGCTTGCCCAGCGTGAATAACAAGGCGCTGGCGGCGCTGGTTCTGCTCTGGCTGACAGCCCGCATCGCCTTCTTTCTTGGCGGCGGCGCGCTACGTCTGGCCATAGTCGCAGAGATACTGTGGTGGGCGCTGTCAGCCCTGACTTTCATCAACTTGCTGGTTCGTTCAAGCAATCATCGCAACCTGATCATCGCGCCGGTTCTGCTATTGATGGCGACTTTGGACATCGCTTCCGCCACCGTCAGCGATGCAGGGCTGGCTCTGCATCTTCTTAATACCGGCGTCCTGATGATGTGTGTTCTGATCACTCTCTTGGGCGGACGCGTCATTCCGTTTTTCACACAACGTGGATTAAGCATTGACGCCATCACGACGCCCGGCTGGCTGGAAAAATCTCTGGCGCTATTAACGCCACTGACGGCGCTGGCTTTTTTCGGCGGGCGCTTTCTACCTGTACTTGCTTCTGTCACCGCATGGCTGTTGCTGACGACAGGCGCGTTGCAGCTACTACGGATCGCGCATTGGCGCAGCCTGAAAACATTCGGCGTCCCCTTGCTGTGGTCACTGCACTTTTCCTATCTGGCGCTTGCTCTCGGGCAGATAGGCATGGGCTTGAGTCTGCTGTCACAGGGGGCGCACTTCGCGGACGCCCTGCATCTGGTGACTGTCGGCGCCATCGGCGGCATGATTCTGGCGATGATGTCCCGGGTTTCATTAGGACACACCGGCCGACCTCTGCAGCCGCCAGCGCTGATGGCCTGGGCGTTTGCGCTAATCCTGGCGGCGGCGGTCGTACGCGCCGGACTGCCTTTAGTCATGGCGGCTCCCGCTGCCTGGCGCATTTCCGCCGCACTATGGGTGCTGGCGTATCTGGTTTTCGTTATTCATTACGCCGGCATTCTTAATGCGCCGCGTATGGACGGAAAACCTGGTTGAAGCAAGCGTCTACTTGTCGGTTCGTCTATTTGTCGGCTCGTCTGTTTTTCAATCTAACTGACTGATGTTCCAGCTGACTTTCATGAAAGCGCCGCCCCAAAACCCGGCGGCGCTCTTCTTTTAATATCACTACGATTATTCACCATCCAAGAAGGAGTTAGAGTGTTAGATTCCAACACTATCGCAACCATCAAAGCCACCATCCCGGTATTGGAAAGCGGGGGCGTGGCGATCACTGAGCATTTTTACCGCAGGTTGTTCAGCCACAACCCTGAGCTGCTGAATATTTTCAACAGCAGCCACCAACATTCAGGCGGGCAACAAGTCGCCCTGTTCAATGCGATCGCAGCCTATGCAAAGCACATTGAAACGCCTGAAGCGCTAGCAGGCGCCATCGAGCGCATCGCTCACAAGCACACGAGCTTCAATATCCAGCCCGCGCAGTATGATATTGTCGGCCATCACCTGCTGGAAACGTTGCAAGAGCTGCTCGGCGACGCATTTACGCCAGAAATAAGAGACGCCTGGACCAAGGCCTATCAGTTTCTCGCCAGCATTTTTATTGCGAAGGAAGGCGAGCTATATCAGACGCGCGTCAGCGCCCAAGGGGGCTGGAAAGGAACTAGAACGTTTATCGTGCAGTCAAAACAAAAGGAGTCCGAGCTGGTGACCAGTTTTGTGATGGCGCCCAAGGATGGCGGCCCCGTCATCGACTTTCAACCGGGCCAGTACATCGGCGTCAAGGTCAAACCCACCACTGAGGGTTATGCGCAGATTCGTCAGTACTCTCTGTCGGCAGCGCCTAACGGCGCCACCTATCGCATTTCCGTGAAACGGGAGTCCGGAGAACAGCCTGGGCTGGTGTCCAACTATCTGCATGATCATGTTCAAGAGGGAGATTCACTGGAACTCATGGCGCCCGCTGGCGACTTTGTTCTACATGAGGAAGGCGGCCGCCCCACCGTCCTGATTTCCGCCGGCGTCGGCCTGACGCCCATGATGTCCATGCTGGAACGTTTGAGCGCAACAGACGACGAGGCGCCGATTCACTATCTGCACGCCTGCGAAAACGGCGCTCAGCACAGCTTCAAGCATCGCCTGGGCGACTTGTTGGGTAAGAAGAAAAACCTGTCCGTGCATGTCTGGTATCGCGAGCCCCGCAGCGAGGATCAACCGGATCACGACTATCATGCGCAGGGTCTGATGGATATTCCCAGTGTTGCGGCAACGCTTCCGCTAGAGCAGGCCCGCTTCTACCTGTGCGGACCCACGCCATTCATGGCCATGGCGAAACAGCAGTTACTGTCATGCGGCGTGGATGCTGAACGCATCCACTATGAAGTATTTGGTCCGCACAGCGACCTGTAAGCCAGTCTGGGTATACAAGTACAGATCACCAGCGGATCAGGACATCGTCCATCTGAATGTTCAGACGGGTGGGGTCGATATTCAGGCGGCCAATAGAAAATTCAGGCTGCACCTGATCCACCTGCAAGGCCAGCTTAACATCACGCAGCTCGGTCCCCTGAAACCGGGTTGCGTCAAACAGCTGGCGCGAACGATAGATCTGGAATGTATCTCCGGGGCGGATGCCTGCGTTGGCGCCCGCCTCAAACATAATCTGACGCCCTTCCACTCGCGAGATGCGGGTCATGAACGGCTGACAGGACACATTATCTTCAATGTCCCCCGCCATGTTCATCAGCGCTCGCTTCACCGCCCTGCCGTATTCCATCTGATTGAACCCGGCGGACAACAAACCATACTGCTCATCCGCCCGCGCCTCCCAATCGGCGCCAGTGCGGTAGCGCTTCTGAAACAATATCGCGCCACTGAAACCATCATGGATAAACATCTCCACATCGAATACCCGGTAGGTATCCTTCAGTCCGACAAAGCGCAGCGTATTATTAAGAACGGAGCGTTTCAGCCCTTCCGGGTCGCGCAGGGTAATATTCCTGACCACGCCGGACACCACAAACTGCACGCCCAGATCCCGCGACGCCGCCACCGCTTTGGTTAACGTGCGCTGCTCCGTCTCATGGGTCGGCGCATTAGCGAGTTCATCGTACAGATGCAACTGGCTGGCCTCATGCACCGCCAGACGCGGCGAGGACTGCAAAAGCTGATTGAGATAACTGGGTATGTCCCGCTCCACGCCATACAAGCCGCCGACGGAGGCTTGTCGAGGGTCTTGCAGAGAGAAAGACAACAGCGCGAGTTTGCGTCGATACGTATTCACGGAAGCGCCGTCGCACAATGGCTGCTCGTACATGTCCGCATCTACGGTTAGCACCAAAGTATCGTCTTCCACCTCTTCGCTGACTGGAACAACTCGCTTGGCTTTGGCGCGACTGCTGACGCTCACGCTGGATTGGGTTAAACGCCCCAACTCCATCTGATCAGTGCTGGAGACCTCCGCTCCAAACATCAGCGCCGCCTGCCGCAAAGCGTCTTCCTGCGCCACCTTGCGCGCCTGCTGGTAATCGCCACCGTATATCAAAGACCTCCCCGTGACCCGCACCCACTCTGCATGCGCCGCTCCAGCACCCAAAGTCAGCAGCAATCCGAGTGCGCCGGACAACGACAGCATCGACAGTCTTCGGTTGAATAACAGCATCATGACAGGCCCCCGCGTTTCACTTCTTCACATCGCCATCCAGAAAGTACAGCCCCGTTCCTGTGCTGCTTCCCGCCGCGCCCGCCGGAGAGTCCATGCTTGCGCGCAAGTCCGGGTCGCTATGGGGCAACGGCATACGGCACTCTTCGGTGTAGCGGAAGTAGTTGACGTTGGTCAGGCAGCGGCGAAATCTTGCCTCCAGCACGACCTCCAGTACGGTCTCAAATCCGCCGCCCTGCAACTCGGACACGCTCATCACCCTGGCGCCGCGAATCACGCTGTCCACCATGGTTTTGAAGCCGTCATTCTGCATCACCAGCGCTTCCACTGTGGAAGAACCGTAGATGACCGTCCCGTAGATACGCTCCGCCAGAGCGCGATAGGCGTCCAGCTTCGACGCGCGCATCGCCAGCAGGCGGTGACGCTGGGAGGTAGCGTGGCGGGGGTCCTCATAGGTGGCGTACCCTGACACCCTCACCACGATGGGATCTTTGCCGATATTGTCGTCGATGGGCTCTTGCTTCTGACCATACAGGCCACAGGCCGACAACAGGCTGGCGAGCGCCGCCAATACAACTGCTTGAATCTGCTTACTCACGCTGGAAGCCCTCAGTACCAATACAATTCCTGCGGCGACGTCCGAAGACGCACGCGTTGTATAGAGTCTTATAGAAAAGTTCGTGCCAAGACGACCAAAAGAGCGGAGCAATAAATAAAATTACATTAACAATCAGACTATTAGGCGAGTTCTTGATGATCTCTTATGCGGCGCTGGGCAAACTCATGCGCCCATATAGCGGAACGATCTTGCCTCACCCGTCAGGCGACCTTGTGACCCCTGGTCATTCCAAGTAACCTACCCTTTCAACCATTACCTATTCGAGACCCTATGCAACGATATTTAGTGGGCGGAGCTGTACGTGACGCCTTACTTGGCCTGCCTGTCAAAGACCGCGACTGGGTCGTGGTTGGCTCTACCCCTGAGCAGATGCTGGAACAAGGATATCAGCAGGTCGGCGCGGACTTTCCTGTGTTTCTACACCCCGACAGCAAAGAGGAACACGCCCTCGCCCGCACGGAGCGTAAAAACGGCAAGGGCTATACGGGCTTTATCTGCGACTTTTCTCCGGATATTTCTCTGGAAGACGATTTGCTGCGGCGCGATCTGACGATCAACGCCATGGCCATGGACGACGACGGCGCTCTGGTGGACCCCTTCAACGGACGCCAGGACCTGGAAGCGCGCATTCTGCGCCACGTTTCCCCCGCCTTTACCGAAGATCCCCTGCGTGTGCTGCGGGTCGCCCGTTTCGCCTCCCGTTACGCCGATCTTGGCTTCACTGTCGCCCCGGAAACTTTACAACTCATGCAGGACATTCAGGCTTCGGGAGAACTGAAAGCACTGACTGCGGAGCGCGTATGGCAGGAAACCGTGCGCGCCCTGGGACAAAAACAGCCTCGCGTTTACTTTCAAGTGCTGAAAGACGCCCACGCATTGCAGGATATTTTCCCCGAATTAAACGCCTTGTTCGGCGTGCCGCAAACGCCGCAATACCACCCGGAAGTGGACACCGGCCTGCATAGCCTGATGGCGTTGGAGCAAGCCTGCCTGTTGAGCGAGCGTGAAGAAGTGCGCTTCGCCGCCCTGATACATGATCTGGGCAAAGGCGTCACGCCACAGGAGGAATGGCCCAAGCATCATAACCATGAAGCGGCCGGGGTCGACCTCGTGAAAGCGCTGACGGAGCGGGTCAAAGCGCCGAAGCTGTTTAAAGAACTGGCTCTGATGGCCTGCCAGTATCATACCCATTGCCATCGCGCTCTGGAGTTGCGCGCCAACACCCTGGTGAAGCTGCTGCAGTCCTGCGACGCCTGGCGCCGGCCGGATCGTTTCGAACTGTTCTTGCTCGCCTGCGAGGCGGACGCCCGTGGCCGTACTGGATGGGAGCAAAAGCCTTATCCTCAGGCGGACTATCTACGCGGCGTCCTGGAGGCGTGTCAGCAGATCCAGCCGCAGGAACTGGTGGCCCAGGGTTATACCGGCGCCAGGCTGGGAGAGGAAATTCAGCGCCGCCGCATCAGCGCGGTTAAACGCTTCAAGCGCGACTATGCGCCAGAGACATACGAGGATGACGACGCAGACGACAGCTTGACCTGACTCAAGCCGGCGGACGATTGCCTGCATCTTCGACCAAAGCGTTATTATAAAAAACAACATCAATAAGTATGCTCATCCTCCAGGCCCGGAAACGTCAACGCCTTGAGGATGACAAAGCATCAGTTCACACACTGACGGATTGAAAGGAGATTTCATATGAAGAAGGTCGTCATTGTCGCCGCCACCCGCACCCCCGTGGGCGCATTCGGCGGTTCCCTCGCCACGCTCAGCGCCGACCAACTGGGATCGGCGGTGATTAAAAAGTTACTGGAGCAAACCGGCGTCGATCCCGCCAAAGTCGATGAAGTGCTGCTCGGTCAGGTGCTTACCGCAGGCTGCGGCCAAAACCCCGCGCGTCAGGCCTCCATCAATGCCGGCCTGCCCAACTCCACCCCCGCCATGACGATTAATAAAGTCTGCGGTTCTGGTTTGAAAGCCATACATTTGGCGGCCCAATCCATCATGCTCGGCGACGCCGACATCGTGATCGCCGGCGGCCAGGAAAATATGAGCCAGGCGCCCCATGTGCTGCCAAAGTCCCGCGATGGCCAGCGTATGGGCAATTGGACGCTGGAAGACTCCATGATAAAAGACGGCCTCTGGGATGCGTTTAACGATTACCACATGGGCGTCACGGCGGAGAATATCGTCGAGAAGTACGGCATCAGCCGCGAAGAGCAAGACGCCTTCGCCGCTCAATCCCAACAAAAAGCGGAAGCCGCGCAGAAAACAGACCGATTCAAAGACGAAATCTGCGCCATTAGCGTACCGCAACGCAAAGGCGATCCAATCATCGTCGACAAGGATGAAAATCCAAGACCAGGAATCACAGCGGAATCGCTGGGCAAATTGAGAGCCGCCTTCAAAAAAGATGGAACCGTCACCGCAGGCAACGCCTCTTCCCTGAACGACGGCGCCGCAGCGGTCATGCTGTGCAGCGAAGAAAAAGCCAAAGAGCTTGGCTTGACGTCCATCGCCACCATCGCCGCTTACGCTAACGCGGGGGTTGATCCCAGCATCATGGGCGTCGGTCCGGTCACCGCCACCCGCCGCTGCCTGAACAAAGCCGGCTGGAGCGTGGACGAACTGGACCTGGTCGAAGCCAACGAAGCCTTCGCCGCCCAGGCCATTGCGGTGAATCGCGATATGGAATGGGACACCGCCAGAGTGAACGTTAACGGCGGCGCCATCGCCCTGGGTCACCCCATCGGCGCGTCCGGCTGTCGCATCCTGGTCACCCTGCTGCACGAAATGATCAAGCGCGACGCCAAGAAAGGTCTGGCCACACTGTGTATCGGCGGCGGCATGGGCGTAGCGCTGGCGGTAGAGAGATAATCACCTCATCTCGCACTCACTATAGGCCTCCTCTTTCATAGGGGAGGTTTTCATCTCAGCCTTTACGCTCTACGACAAAGACATCCGATAGAGACACCGCTTAACAGGGACAAACGGCAGGCGTGCTCGCCAGCTTAAATGCGGAATAAGTGCAGGATATAAGGACGAGAAAGGAAATGTGAGTAGAGGAGAGGAGAGGAAATGAGATGAGAGGAAAATAAAGTCTGTGGTCGAGAAGCCCGCATGGCTGCGCAGCTTCTCCGTCCGACCACAGACGCCGGTTCAGAACTTACTTGGCCGCAGCACGAGCCTGCTCCAACCAGCCGTCAAATTTCTTCTGATTGGCTTTGATCCAACCGTCCGCATGGCGCTCGATTTCCGCAGCGCTGTCTTCGCCATCACGCATACGCAGGTTTTGCGCGCTGATATCGTTAGCGCTGATTTTCATAATGGAAAACAGCTTGGCCGCCGCAGGATTGCTCTTAGCGAACTCAAGGTTGGCGACGATGCGCTGATTGTTCGCCTGGAAGCCGTAGTTGCTGCCGTCTGGCAAGCTGGTGTCGATGTCTTTGCGTTCACCCGGCAAAGAAGAAAACGGCACTTGCAACCAGACTACGTCTTTGCCGGGAACCATCACGCCGCTGACCCAGTAAGGCGTCCAAGTGTAGTACAACACCGGCTGCCCCTGCTTGTAGCGGGCGATGGTGTCCGCGATGATGGCGGAATAGCTGCCCTGGTTATGAGCCACGGTCTTACGTAAACCGTATGCGTCCAAGTGATGCTCGATGACTTTTTCGCAGCCCCATCCGGGGTTACAGCCAGCCAGATCCGCTTTGCCGTCGCCATCTGCGTCAAACAACTTGGCGAGCTTTGGATCTTGCAGCTGCTTGATGTTCTTGATGCCGTGCTTGTCCGCCGTGGCCTTGTCGATCAGGTAGCCCTGCAGCGCGCCAGAGGAATAGACGCCTTCACGGTACAGTTTCTCGTCACCGCCGGCTTTGGTGAAGAAGTCCACGTGCAGCGGGTCCCAGTGATCCGCCATGAATGTACCGTCGCCGTTGGCCAGTGCAACATGGCCGGTCGCGTATTCGACTTCTTTAATAGGTTTGACGTCATAACCCAGTTTTTCCAGGGCTTTCATGACGAGTAAGGTCTGGAACGTCTCTTCCGCTATGGAGCTTTTCAGAGGCTGCACCTCCACGCCCTTGCCCGGCATGCTCTCGGCATACGCCGTGAAAGACAGCGCGCCCATAACCAGCGCAGCGAAACAGCTCTTTATACTTTTCAAGCTCATCAATTTCTCCTGTTTGTTATCAGTAATTTCGATGACTTATTTATCGAGGGATGAATCAAAGCGACGCGCTTTATACGCGCCGCCCGATATAAGTTGCGTCGTCAGGAGGCCTCTACGGTTTTCCCCATCCAGCGACGCACCAGCCCAACCGGGCCGGCGTCATACCAGTGACGGGTCGGACGACTGCGGGCGTCGCGACCCAATGCCTGAGTCATTCGGTCCAGCATAATGGCGAGCAGAACAATGCCAACGCCACCGACTGTCGCCAATCCCATATCGAGACGGCCAATTCCGCGTAACACCATTTGTCCCAGACCGCCCACCGCGATCATGGACGCAATAACCACCATGGACAGCGCCAGCATCAGTGTCTGATTGACGCCCGCCATGATGGTCGGGGTGGCCAATGGCAACTGCACCTTGAACAGAAGCTGACGTGGGCTGGCGCCAAAAGAACGCGCCGCTTCCACCAGATCCTCCGGCACTTGTCGAATGCCAAGACTGGTCAATCGAATCAGCGGGGGCAAGGCGAAAATAATCGTCACCGCCACGCCCGGCACATTGCCGATGCCAAACAACATGACGATGGGCACCAGATAGACAAACGCAGGAGTGGTCTGCATGGCGTCGAGCAATGGCCTCACTGCAGAGGCGGCGCGTTCGCTGCGCGCCAGCCAGATGCCAGTGGGCAAGCCTATAAGCAGACAGAAAAGAACGGAAGTGAGTACTAACGCCAAGGTCACCATCGCCTCATTCCAGGCGCCGATCAACCCTACCAGAGTGAGGCTGATAAGCGACCCGACCGCCAATTTACGACCGGATAACTGCCACGCCAACAGTGCGAAAAACAGAATCACAAATGTTGCAGGAATAGCTTGCAGTCCCGCTTCAATGGAACTGAGCGTGATGTCGATTGGCCAGCGAACGGCCTGAAATACGGGACGAAAATGATTCACCACCCAGTCGAGCCCTTGCTCAACCCAACTGTCGAGGGGAATCACCGCATCCTGAAAGGGATCGAGAATATCGAAAGGAGTATCTTGTAGCGGCGCATCCGCCGGCGCGTCCAGCCATCCCGCCGCCGTATCTGCGGCTGGCTCGTTCGCCGTTGCGCCATCACCCGCCGAAGCGCCCCATGGATTGGCGGATGGTTCCGGCGTATCTTCCGTCGGAGTGGACCAGGGATTGGAAGCTTGTTTATCGTCAGCCATGAATACCTCTAATAACTATTTCCGGCTTACGCCCGGCTATGACCGTTTGCATTGCTGCGATCCAACGCTTCAAGCAGCGTGGCTTTATTAATAACGCCGGCGTAGCGGCCGTCGGTGTCCACCACAGGGAGGGCGCAGGGCGCCTGCGCAACCGCGCCAATCAAATCGCCCAATGAGACGTTCGACGTCACCGGCTCCACTTCAGACAAGTAGGCGCTGGTGATTTTCTGCGCCTCCGCCTGACTGCTGGCGCGCAGTGAATCCACCGACACAACGCCATGAAACTTCCTATCCGGACCGACTACATAACCAAAATCCCGGTCATGTTCTTTCAAACGCTGCAATGCAGAGCGAACTCCCATCCCTTCTCTTTCGATTAGAGTAACCTGAGTTTTACGGGCGATATCGCCAGCGCTCAATACGGAGGTGACATCTACGCCGCGGAAGAAGGATTTCACATAGTCATCCGCCGGATTGTTGAGGATTTCCTCCGGCGTGCCCACTTGCACCACCCGGCCGCCCTCCATAATGGCGATGCGGTCGCCAATACGCATGGCTTCATCGAGGTCGTGAGAGATGAATATGATGGTGCGTTTGTCATTTTCCTGCAGTTGCAGCAACTGGTCCTGCATTTCCGTACGAATCAGCGGGTCCAGCGCGGAAAATGCCTCATCCATCAGCAGGATATGGGGATCATTGGCGAGCGCGCGGGCCAAGCCGACCCGTTGCTGCATGCCTCCGGACAACTCATCCGGGTAACTGTTGGCGTAAGCGCTCAAACCGACTTTTTCCAGCGCTTCCATGGCCCTGGATTCGCGTTCGGCCAAGGGGACGCTGGATAGCTCAAGGCCAAAAGCGGTGTTTTGCAGGACATTGAGGTGAGGCATGAGCGCGAAGGATTGAAACACCATGCTCATTTTGGTGCGGCGGACATTGAGAAGCGCTTCGTCATTCATGGCGATAATGTCTTCATCGTCCACCAGAATATTGCCGGAAGATGGCTCAATCAATCGATTAAGCAAACGCACCAACGTTGATTTACCGGAGCCGGACAACCCCATCACAACAAATATCTCGCCTTCCCTGACTTCGAAGTTGGCGTTGCAGACGCCTACCGTCTGCCCGGTTCGGGAAAATATCTCCGACTTATCCACGCCCTGGTTAAGGAGTTTCAGCGCAGCGTCCGGTTCAGCGCCAAATATCTTGTACAAATTCTTAACAACTAACTTATTTTTCATCAGTGGCTTCTGTTGCTTGTCTATGCCGCCGCGCCATCCCGGACGCCTTCTGCGGCAAGGGCTCGGCGGCATTGTCAGAAACGCCTCCAATAGGGGTGCGGCTACGCATTATTGTTAGACTCAATTAAAAAACAGCTTTCAATTCTAACTAATATTTAAGCATTTAACCAATCCGCACCAATTAGCCACGTTTGGCCGGCAGAAACAAAAACCCTACAAACCGCATAAAATACAGACGATTGCCAGATAAATTTAAGTAGTTTTTGCGATAGGATTGCTCAGAAATACGTCTACCAGACAAAGAAACATTACAGAACTCAGAAAAAGTAGTTATACAACTAAAATTATTAATACAAACTACTTAAAGCAAGACGAGAGGCATTAGCAGAAGAATACGCAGGTTCGATCCTCAAATGATTGCAGAAAGACCCAGTAAGAGAAAAAATAGACGCCTTTCGGCGCGCCCAGCCCGCCATGATGAGATAAACGCTTTACTCAAACGCCCCGGAGCCACCGGAGCGCCCAATCAAAAAGAGCCAGAACGTGCTGAATATTGTTTTATTCCAACCGGAAATCCCGCCTAACACCGGCAATATCATAAGACTCTGCGCAAATTGCGGATTCGCCCTGCATCTTATCGAGCCCCTTGGATTCACCTGGGACGACAAGAGATTGCAACGCGCGGGCCTGGACTACCACGAGTACGCGCCAGTAAAACGACATGGGGATTTTCAACAGTTTTTGGACGATGCGCGCCCCAACAAGGTTTACGCATTATCCACTCGCGGCAAATCCTACTACCACGAAGTGTCCTTCGCGGCGGGAGACGCCTTGGTATTCGGGCCTGAGACTCGCGGCCTGCCCCAGCAGATGCTGGACGACCTGGGTCCCGAGTCCTGCTTGCGTGTTCCCATGCGACAAGGCAGCCGCAGCCTCAACCTGTCCAACACCGTCGCGCTGGTATCCTATGAAGCCTGGCGCCAGTTGGGATTCGAAGGCGGGCTTTAAACGCGGCAAAGCCTCCCGAAGGAGGCTTTATCCTGGGCGCCGCGTCGAAGCATAGAGCGTAGCGGCGCCCAATCTGATTCAGTTCGCGACATGCAGACGCACGTCCACATTGCCTCTTGTCGCATTGGAGTATGGGCACACTTGGTGAGCCTTATCGACCAGCGCTTGCGCCGCTTCCAGCTCTAAACCGGGCAGTTCAATAAACAGGTCGATATCCAGACCAAAACCACCAGGAATCTGCCCTATTCCCACCTCAGCGCGGAC is drawn from Hahella sp. KA22 and contains these coding sequences:
- a CDS encoding NnrS family protein — translated: MTQIASDRNPRPTLPLLGLAFRPFFLFGSLFSIVAIAYWILLLNGAAPWLTAMSPVVWHGHEMVFGFGGAIVIGFLLTAVQTWTGLPSVNNKALAALVLLWLTARIAFFLGGGALRLAIVAEILWWALSALTFINLLVRSSNHRNLIIAPVLLLMATLDIASATVSDAGLALHLLNTGVLMMCVLITLLGGRVIPFFTQRGLSIDAITTPGWLEKSLALLTPLTALAFFGGRFLPVLASVTAWLLLTTGALQLLRIAHWRSLKTFGVPLLWSLHFSYLALALGQIGMGLSLLSQGAHFADALHLVTVGAIGGMILAMMSRVSLGHTGRPLQPPALMAWAFALILAAAVVRAGLPLVMAAPAAWRISAALWVLAYLVFVIHYAGILNAPRMDGKPG
- the hmpA gene encoding NO-inducible flavohemoprotein, whose translation is MLDSNTIATIKATIPVLESGGVAITEHFYRRLFSHNPELLNIFNSSHQHSGGQQVALFNAIAAYAKHIETPEALAGAIERIAHKHTSFNIQPAQYDIVGHHLLETLQELLGDAFTPEIRDAWTKAYQFLASIFIAKEGELYQTRVSAQGGWKGTRTFIVQSKQKESELVTSFVMAPKDGGPVIDFQPGQYIGVKVKPTTEGYAQIRQYSLSAAPNGATYRISVKRESGEQPGLVSNYLHDHVQEGDSLELMAPAGDFVLHEEGGRPTVLISAGVGLTPMMSMLERLSATDDEAPIHYLHACENGAQHSFKHRLGDLLGKKKNLSVHVWYREPRSEDQPDHDYHAQGLMDIPSVAATLPLEQARFYLCGPTPFMAMAKQQLLSCGVDAERIHYEVFGPHSDL
- a CDS encoding flagellar assembly protein FlgT, encoding MMLLFNRRLSMLSLSGALGLLLTLGAGAAHAEWVRVTGRSLIYGGDYQQARKVAQEDALRQAALMFGAEVSSTDQMELGRLTQSSVSVSSRAKAKRVVPVSEEVEDDTLVLTVDADMYEQPLCDGASVNTYRRKLALLSFSLQDPRQASVGGLYGVERDIPSYLNQLLQSSPRLAVHEASQLHLYDELANAPTHETEQRTLTKAVAASRDLGVQFVVSGVVRNITLRDPEGLKRSVLNNTLRFVGLKDTYRVFDVEMFIHDGFSGAILFQKRYRTGADWEARADEQYGLLSAGFNQMEYGRAVKRALMNMAGDIEDNVSCQPFMTRISRVEGRQIMFEAGANAGIRPGDTFQIYRSRQLFDATRFQGTELRDVKLALQVDQVQPEFSIGRLNIDPTRLNIQMDDVLIRW
- a CDS encoding LPP20 family lipoprotein, with amino-acid sequence MSKQIQAVVLAALASLLSACGLYGQKQEPIDDNIGKDPIVVRVSGYATYEDPRHATSQRHRLLAMRASKLDAYRALAERIYGTVIYGSSTVEALVMQNDGFKTMVDSVIRGARVMSVSELQGGGFETVLEVVLEARFRRCLTNVNYFRYTEECRMPLPHSDPDLRASMDSPAGAAGSSTGTGLYFLDGDVKK
- a CDS encoding multifunctional CCA addition/repair protein, encoding MQRYLVGGAVRDALLGLPVKDRDWVVVGSTPEQMLEQGYQQVGADFPVFLHPDSKEEHALARTERKNGKGYTGFICDFSPDISLEDDLLRRDLTINAMAMDDDGALVDPFNGRQDLEARILRHVSPAFTEDPLRVLRVARFASRYADLGFTVAPETLQLMQDIQASGELKALTAERVWQETVRALGQKQPRVYFQVLKDAHALQDIFPELNALFGVPQTPQYHPEVDTGLHSLMALEQACLLSEREEVRFAALIHDLGKGVTPQEEWPKHHNHEAAGVDLVKALTERVKAPKLFKELALMACQYHTHCHRALELRANTLVKLLQSCDAWRRPDRFELFLLACEADARGRTGWEQKPYPQADYLRGVLEACQQIQPQELVAQGYTGARLGEEIQRRRISAVKRFKRDYAPETYEDDDADDSLT
- a CDS encoding acetyl-CoA C-acetyltransferase, with product MKKVVIVAATRTPVGAFGGSLATLSADQLGSAVIKKLLEQTGVDPAKVDEVLLGQVLTAGCGQNPARQASINAGLPNSTPAMTINKVCGSGLKAIHLAAQSIMLGDADIVIAGGQENMSQAPHVLPKSRDGQRMGNWTLEDSMIKDGLWDAFNDYHMGVTAENIVEKYGISREEQDAFAAQSQQKAEAAQKTDRFKDEICAISVPQRKGDPIIVDKDENPRPGITAESLGKLRAAFKKDGTVTAGNASSLNDGAAAVMLCSEEKAKELGLTSIATIAAYANAGVDPSIMGVGPVTATRRCLNKAGWSVDELDLVEANEAFAAQAIAVNRDMEWDTARVNVNGGAIALGHPIGASGCRILVTLLHEMIKRDAKKGLATLCIGGGMGVALAVER
- the proX gene encoding glycine betaine/L-proline ABC transporter substrate-binding protein ProX, which encodes MSLKSIKSCFAALVMGALSFTAYAESMPGKGVEVQPLKSSIAEETFQTLLVMKALEKLGYDVKPIKEVEYATGHVALANGDGTFMADHWDPLHVDFFTKAGGDEKLYREGVYSSGALQGYLIDKATADKHGIKNIKQLQDPKLAKLFDADGDGKADLAGCNPGWGCEKVIEHHLDAYGLRKTVAHNQGSYSAIIADTIARYKQGQPVLYYTWTPYWVSGVMVPGKDVVWLQVPFSSLPGERKDIDTSLPDGSNYGFQANNQRIVANLEFAKSNPAAAKLFSIMKISANDISAQNLRMRDGEDSAAEIERHADGWIKANQKKFDGWLEQARAAAK